A section of the Meles meles chromosome 8, mMelMel3.1 paternal haplotype, whole genome shotgun sequence genome encodes:
- the TMEM134 gene encoding transmembrane protein 134 isoform X7 — MSAARPQFSIDDAFELSLEDAGPGPEFSGVARFGPLHFERRARFEVADEDKQSRLRYQNLENDEDGAQASPEPDGGVSTRDSSRTSIRSSQWSFSTISNTTQRSYHACCSWTQHPLIQKNRRVVLASFLLLLLGLGVSSAIFFVPGFLLLVPGVYHVIFIYCAVKGHRGFQFFYLPYFEK, encoded by the exons ATGAGTGCCGCCCGGCCCCAGTTCAGCATCGATGACGCCTTCGAGCTGTCCTTGGAGGACGCGGGCCCGGGGCCCGAATTCAGCGGGGTCGCCCGCTTCGGGCCGCTGCACTTCGAGCGCCGGGCCCGGTTCGAGGTGGCCGACGAGGACAAGCAGTCCCGGCTGCGCTACCAG AACCTGGAGAACGATGAGGACGGAGCCCAGGCCTCTCCGGAGCCGGATGGGGGAGTCAGCACCAG GGATTCCAGCCGAACGTCCATCCGCAGCTCCCAGTGGTCCTTCAGCACCATCAGCAACACTACCCAGCGCTCCTACCACGCCTGCTGCAG CTGGACTCAACACCCTTTGATCCAGAAGAACCGCCGGGTAGTGCTGgcctccttcctgctccttctgctgGGGTTGG GTGTCTCCAGCGCCATCTTCTTCGTGCCGGGCTTCCTGTTGTTGGTTCCCGGAG TCTACCACGTGATCTTCATCTACTGCGCCGTCAAGGGCCACCGGGGCTTCCAGTTTTTCTACCTGCCCTACTTCGAGAAGTGA
- the TMEM134 gene encoding transmembrane protein 134 isoform X1, whose protein sequence is MSAARPQFSIDDAFELSLEDAGPGPEFSGVARFGPLHFERRARFEVADEDKQSRLRYQNLENDEDGAQASPEPDGGVSTRDSSRTSIRSSQWSFSTISNTTQRSYHACCSWTQHPLIQKNRRVVLASFLLLLLGLGSRRVTRSAIYSLSAWSQVQRRLISPLMEVTQQVRGRAVTQNLNRDRCSGISLPTRSPVHLSFPFLPSLSADEDLSLPLAGHIHCPDGETEAQSRQIAQPDIFGLGLWGSGLRILRKGRGGVKRGP, encoded by the exons ATGAGTGCCGCCCGGCCCCAGTTCAGCATCGATGACGCCTTCGAGCTGTCCTTGGAGGACGCGGGCCCGGGGCCCGAATTCAGCGGGGTCGCCCGCTTCGGGCCGCTGCACTTCGAGCGCCGGGCCCGGTTCGAGGTGGCCGACGAGGACAAGCAGTCCCGGCTGCGCTACCAG AACCTGGAGAACGATGAGGACGGAGCCCAGGCCTCTCCGGAGCCGGATGGGGGAGTCAGCACCAG GGATTCCAGCCGAACGTCCATCCGCAGCTCCCAGTGGTCCTTCAGCACCATCAGCAACACTACCCAGCGCTCCTACCACGCCTGCTGCAG CTGGACTCAACACCCTTTGATCCAGAAGAACCGCCGGGTAGTGCTGgcctccttcctgctccttctgctgGGGTTGG GGAGCAGAAGAGTAACCCGCTCTGCCATTTATTCTTTGTCTGCTTGGAGCCAGGTGCAGCGTAGGCTTATTTCCCCCCTTATGGAAGTCACACAGCAGGTGAGAGGCAGGGCTGTGACCCAGAACCTGAATAGGGACAGGTGCTCAGGGATATCCCTGCCAACTCGGTCCCCAGTGCACCTGTCATTTCCGTTTCTCCCAAGTCTGAGTGCGGATGAGGACCTATCCCTGCCCCTCGCTGGGCACATCCATTgcccagatggggaaactgaagcccagagcagACAGATCGCACAGCCAGACATTTTCGGACTCGGTCTATGGGGCTCAGGACTCAGGATCCTCagaaagggcaggggtggggtcaAGAGGGGCCCGTAA
- the TMEM134 gene encoding transmembrane protein 134 isoform X5 produces MSAARPQFSIDDAFELSLEDAGPGPEFSGVARFGPLHFERRARFEVADEDKQSRLRYQNLENDEDGAQASPEPDGGVSTRDSSRTSIRSSQWSFSTISNTTQRSYHACCSWTQHPLIQKNRRVVLASFLLLLLGLVLILIAVGLEVAPSPGVSSAIFFVPGFLLLVPGVYHVIFIYCAVKGHRGFQFFYLPYFEK; encoded by the exons ATGAGTGCCGCCCGGCCCCAGTTCAGCATCGATGACGCCTTCGAGCTGTCCTTGGAGGACGCGGGCCCGGGGCCCGAATTCAGCGGGGTCGCCCGCTTCGGGCCGCTGCACTTCGAGCGCCGGGCCCGGTTCGAGGTGGCCGACGAGGACAAGCAGTCCCGGCTGCGCTACCAG AACCTGGAGAACGATGAGGACGGAGCCCAGGCCTCTCCGGAGCCGGATGGGGGAGTCAGCACCAG GGATTCCAGCCGAACGTCCATCCGCAGCTCCCAGTGGTCCTTCAGCACCATCAGCAACACTACCCAGCGCTCCTACCACGCCTGCTGCAG CTGGACTCAACACCCTTTGATCCAGAAGAACCGCCGGGTAGTGCTGgcctccttcctgctccttctgctgGGGTTGG TGCTGATCCTGATCGCCGTGGGACTGGAGGTGGCCCCCTCGCCAG GTGTCTCCAGCGCCATCTTCTTCGTGCCGGGCTTCCTGTTGTTGGTTCCCGGAG TCTACCACGTGATCTTCATCTACTGCGCCGTCAAGGGCCACCGGGGCTTCCAGTTTTTCTACCTGCCCTACTTCGAGAAGTGA
- the TMEM134 gene encoding transmembrane protein 134 isoform X6, with translation MSAARPQFSIDDAFELSLEDAGPGPEFSGVARFGPLHFERRARFEVADEDKQSRLRYQNLENDEDGAQASPEPDGGVSTSSQWSFSTISNTTQRSYHACCSWTQHPLIQKNRRVVLASFLLLLLGLVLILIAVGLEVAPSPGVSSAIFFVPGFLLLVPGVYHVIFIYCAVKGHRGFQFFYLPYFEK, from the exons ATGAGTGCCGCCCGGCCCCAGTTCAGCATCGATGACGCCTTCGAGCTGTCCTTGGAGGACGCGGGCCCGGGGCCCGAATTCAGCGGGGTCGCCCGCTTCGGGCCGCTGCACTTCGAGCGCCGGGCCCGGTTCGAGGTGGCCGACGAGGACAAGCAGTCCCGGCTGCGCTACCAG AACCTGGAGAACGATGAGGACGGAGCCCAGGCCTCTCCGGAGCCGGATGGGGGAGTCAGCACCAG CTCCCAGTGGTCCTTCAGCACCATCAGCAACACTACCCAGCGCTCCTACCACGCCTGCTGCAG CTGGACTCAACACCCTTTGATCCAGAAGAACCGCCGGGTAGTGCTGgcctccttcctgctccttctgctgGGGTTGG TGCTGATCCTGATCGCCGTGGGACTGGAGGTGGCCCCCTCGCCAG GTGTCTCCAGCGCCATCTTCTTCGTGCCGGGCTTCCTGTTGTTGGTTCCCGGAG TCTACCACGTGATCTTCATCTACTGCGCCGTCAAGGGCCACCGGGGCTTCCAGTTTTTCTACCTGCCCTACTTCGAGAAGTGA
- the GPR152 gene encoding probable G-protein coupled receptor 152 gives MPAALAPPGAMQQAPLAWGPAGGWTPGQAGTPQSAPHRLGGIVYLKAPVKTNHPIGDDDGSEKDSDVPGDTQHPLSHTQSLVIPLIHQAPALWTAHRGPRTDTAMEADPGAAGLGPRTEPDDEDYYPQGVWDTVFLVALLLLGLPANGLMAWLAGSQARQGAGRRLALLLLSLALSDFLFLAAAAFQILEIQRGGHWPLGTAACRFYYFLWGVSYSSGLFLLAALSVDRCLLALCPRWYPGHRPARLPLWVCAGVWVLATLFSVPWLVFPEATDWWYDLVICLDFWDSEELPLRMLEILGGFLPFLLLLVCHVLTQAATACKTCCRRRPRPAASRGFARVAQTILSAYVVLRLPYHLAQLLYLAFLWDVYPGYLLWEALVYSDYLSLLNSCLSPFLCLLASADLRALLRALLSSFAAALCEEWPGSFTPAEPQSQVDPGGHTSPGPMAQPQSVADPTAQPQLDSVVPPQADPTAQPQLEPVAPQQADPTAQPQLDSVASPLADRTAQPQLDSVAPPQADPTAQIPGPPSGSAPRPRDEASSAPSTDPTPEAPENPAAPAASEGESPGSVPPEETGPTLLRVSLRQREANSAPRMGPEDFSVCCSTQGCD, from the exons ATGCCGGCCGCCTTAGCGCCGCCGGGCGCCATGCAGCAGGCCCCGCTGGCGTGGGGCCCCGCGGGTGGCTGGACCCCTGGGCAGGCAGGCACGCCCCAGAGCGCACCTCACAG ATTAGGTGGCATCGTTTACTTAAAGGCCCCGGTCAAGACTAACCACCCCATAGGCGATGATGATGGCTCAGAGAAGGACAGTGACGTGCCTGGAGATACACAGCACCCTCTCTCTCATACTCAGTCCCTCGTGATTCCATTGATCCATCAGGCCCCCGCTCTGTGGACAGCACACAGGGGACCTCGGACGGACACCGCGATGGAAGCCGACCCGGGTGCCGCCGGCCTCGGGCCCCGCACAGAGCCAGACGATGAAGACTACTATCCCCAGGGCGTCTGGGACACGGTCTTCCTGGTGGCCCTGCTGCTCCTGGGGCTGCCGGCCAATGGGCTCATGGCGTGGCTGGCTGGCTCGCAGGCCCGGCAGGGAGCGGGCAGGCGGCttgccctgctcctgctcagccTGGCCCTCTCGGATTTTCTGTTCCTGGCGGCGGCGGCCTTCCAGATCCTGGAGATCCAGCGGGGAGGGCACTGGCCGCTGGGGACGGCGGCCTGCCGCTTCTACTACTTCCTGTGGGGTGTGTCCTACTCCTCCGGCCTCTTCCTGCTGGCGGCGCTCAGCGTGGACCGCTGCCTGCTGGCGCTGTGCCCGCGCTGGTACCCAGGGCATCGCCCGGCGCGCCTGCCCCTCTGGGTCTGCGCCGGCGTCTGGGTGCTGGCCACACTCTTCAGTGTGCCCTGGCTGGTCTTCCCGGAGGCCACCGACTGGTGGTACGACCTGGTCATCTGCCTGGACTTCTGGGACAGCGAGGAGCTGCCCCTGCGGATGCTCGAGATCCTGGGGGgcttcctgcctttcctcctgctgCTCGTCTGCCACGTGCTCACCCAGGCCGCCACCGCCTGCAAGACCTGCTGCCGCCGCCGGCCGAGGCCCGCGGCCTCCCGTGGCTTTGCCCGCGTGGCCCAGACCATCCTGTCGGCCTACGTGGTCCTGCGGCTGCCCTACCACCTGGCGCAGCTGCTGTACCTGGCCTTCCTGTGGGACGTCTACCCCGGCTACCTGCTCTGGGAGGCCCTGGTCTACTCCGACTACCTGAGCCTGCTCAACAGCTGCCTcagtcccttcctctgcctcctggcCAGTGCCGACCTGCGGGCCCTGCTGCGCGCCCTGCTCTCCTCCTTCGCGGCGGCTCTCTGTGAAGAGTGGCCCGGCAGCTTCACGCCGGCCGAGCCACAGAGCCAAGTGGATCCTGGGGGCCACACTTCTCCAGGGCCCATGGCCCAGCCACAGTCGG TGGCAGACCCCACAGCTCAGCCACAGTTGGATTCCGTGGTTCCTCCACAGGCGGACCCCACAGCCCAGCCACAGTTGGAGCCTGTGGCCCCCCAACAGGCGGACCCCACAGCCCAGCCACAGTTGGATTCTGTGGCTTCCCCACTGGCGGACCGCACAGCTCAGCCACAGTTGGATTCCGTGGCTCCTCCACAGGCGGACCCCACA GCCCAGATCCCCGGACCCCCTTCTGGCTCAGCCCCCAGGCCCCGGGATGAagcttcctctgctccctccacagATCCCACCCCGGAAGCCCCCGAGAACCCAGCTGCGCCTGCTGCCTCTGAGGGAGAAAGCCCCGGCAGTGTCCCCCCAGAGGAGACAGGCCCCAC CCTCCTCCGGGTCAGCCTGAGACAGCGCGAGGCCAACTCTGCGCCTCGCATGGGTCCAGAGGACTTCAGCGTCTGCTGCTCCACTCAAGGGTGCGACTAG
- the CABP4 gene encoding calcium-binding protein 4, which produces MAAEQARGLHGPDPAPGPQKPPAGVVASRSGAEGLPLIRKRSKKERGLRGSRKGVGGSQEQTPLPGPEAPGSSRTPSGTGGQEGRGPATPGPASRRQSHRHRPGSQHDAAQKTYGPLLNRIFGKDRELGPEELDELQAAFEEFDTDRDGYIGYRELGTCMRTLGYMPTEMELIEVSQHVKMRMGGRVDFEEFVELMSPKLREETAHMLGVRELRIAFREFDRDRDGRITVAELRQVAPALLGEPLGGPELDEMLRDVDLNGDGTVDFDEFVMMFLTH; this is translated from the exons ATGGCCGCAGAGCAGGCGAGGGGGCTGCACGGCCCAGACCCGGCCCCCGGCCCGCAGAAGCCTCCTGCGGGGGTCGTGGCTTCCAGGAGTGGTGCCGAGGGCCTCCCCTTGATCAGGAAGAGGAGCAAGAAGGAGAGGGGGCTCCGAGGGTCGCGGAAGGGTGTTGGCGGCTCTCAGGAGCAGACCCCTCTCCCGGGTCCCGAGGCCCCAGGGAGCAGCAGGACCCCCTCTGGGACTGGCGGACAGGAGGGGAGAGGTCCTGCAACCCCAGGGCCAGCCTCCCGTCGCCAGTCCCACCGGCATCGCCCCGGCTCCCAGCACGATGCTGCTCAGAAGACATATGGGCCTTTGCTCAACCGCATCTTCGGGAAG GACCGCGAGCTGGGCCCCGAGGAGCTGGATG AGCTGCAGGCCGCCTTTGAGGAGTTTGACACTGACCGTGACGGCTACATCGGCTACCGGGAGCTGGGCACCTGCATGAGGACGCTGGGCTACATGCCCACCGAGATGGAGCTCATCGAGGTCTCCCAGCATGTCAAGATGAGGA TGGGTGGCCGCGTGGACTTCGAGGAGTTTGTGGAATTGATGAGCCCAAAGCTGAGGGAGGAGACGGCGCACATGCTGGGGGTCCGGGAGCTGCGCATCGCCTTCCGAGAG TTTGACAGGGACAGAGACGGACGGATCACCGTGGCAGAGCTGCGACAGGTAGCACCTGCTTTGCTGGGGGAGCCGCTGGGGGGTCCTGAGCTGGATGAGATGCTCCGAGATGTGGACCTCAACGGGGATGGCACCGTAGACTTTGACG AGTTTGTGATGATGTTTCTCACCCACTGA
- the TMEM134 gene encoding transmembrane protein 134 isoform X2 — MSAARPQFSIDDAFELSLEDAGPGPEFSGVARFGPLHFERRARFEVADEDKQSRLRYQNLENDEDGAQASPEPDGGVSTRDSSRTSIRSSQWSFSTISNTTQRSYHACCSWTQHPLIQKNRRVVLASFLLLLLGLGSRRVTRSAIYSLSAWSQVQRRLISPLMEVTQQELERHASSEWAGPPALSQGAKPLESAHLLLLNAALCLSFIFCEMGMIISFSFSHSDNKTVQVTSLAQCLAAPGKW; from the exons ATGAGTGCCGCCCGGCCCCAGTTCAGCATCGATGACGCCTTCGAGCTGTCCTTGGAGGACGCGGGCCCGGGGCCCGAATTCAGCGGGGTCGCCCGCTTCGGGCCGCTGCACTTCGAGCGCCGGGCCCGGTTCGAGGTGGCCGACGAGGACAAGCAGTCCCGGCTGCGCTACCAG AACCTGGAGAACGATGAGGACGGAGCCCAGGCCTCTCCGGAGCCGGATGGGGGAGTCAGCACCAG GGATTCCAGCCGAACGTCCATCCGCAGCTCCCAGTGGTCCTTCAGCACCATCAGCAACACTACCCAGCGCTCCTACCACGCCTGCTGCAG CTGGACTCAACACCCTTTGATCCAGAAGAACCGCCGGGTAGTGCTGgcctccttcctgctccttctgctgGGGTTGG GGAGCAGAAGAGTAACCCGCTCTGCCATTTATTCTTTGTCTGCTTGGAGCCAGGTGCAGCGTAGGCTTATTTCCCCCCTTATGGAAGTCACACAGCAG GAATTAGAAAGACACGCCTCCTCTGAGTGGGCAGGGCCCCCAGCCCTAAGCCAAGGTG CAAAGCCTCTGGAGTCAGCTCACCTCCTCCTTCTGAATGcagctctctgcctcagtttcatcttctgtgaaatggggatgatcaTATCTTTCTCATTCAGTCACAGTGACAATAAAACTGTGCAGGTAACAAgcttagcccagtgcctggcggCACCTGGTAAGTGGTGA
- the TMEM134 gene encoding transmembrane protein 134 isoform X4, with protein MSAARPQFSIDDAFELSLEDAGPGPEFSGVARFGPLHFERRARFEVADEDKQSRLRYQNLENDEDGAQASPEPDGGVSTRDSSRTSIRSSQWSFSTISNTTQRSYHACCSWTQHPLIQKNRRVVLASFLLLLLGLGSRRVTRSAIYSLSAWSQVQRRLISPLMEVTQQSTPVLFCLHDPHSKASGVSSPPPSECSSLPQFHLL; from the exons ATGAGTGCCGCCCGGCCCCAGTTCAGCATCGATGACGCCTTCGAGCTGTCCTTGGAGGACGCGGGCCCGGGGCCCGAATTCAGCGGGGTCGCCCGCTTCGGGCCGCTGCACTTCGAGCGCCGGGCCCGGTTCGAGGTGGCCGACGAGGACAAGCAGTCCCGGCTGCGCTACCAG AACCTGGAGAACGATGAGGACGGAGCCCAGGCCTCTCCGGAGCCGGATGGGGGAGTCAGCACCAG GGATTCCAGCCGAACGTCCATCCGCAGCTCCCAGTGGTCCTTCAGCACCATCAGCAACACTACCCAGCGCTCCTACCACGCCTGCTGCAG CTGGACTCAACACCCTTTGATCCAGAAGAACCGCCGGGTAGTGCTGgcctccttcctgctccttctgctgGGGTTGG GGAGCAGAAGAGTAACCCGCTCTGCCATTTATTCTTTGTCTGCTTGGAGCCAGGTGCAGCGTAGGCTTATTTCCCCCCTTATGGAAGTCACACAGCAG AGCACTCCTGTCCTTTTCTGCCTGCACGATCCCCACAGCAAAGCCTCTGGAGTCAGCTCACCTCCTCCTTCTGAATGcagctctctgcctcagtttcatcttctgtga
- the TMEM134 gene encoding transmembrane protein 134 isoform X3 produces the protein MSAARPQFSIDDAFELSLEDAGPGPEFSGVARFGPLHFERRARFEVADEDKQSRLRYQNLENDEDGAQASPEPDGGVSTRDSSRTSIRSSQWSFSTISNTTQRSYHACCSWTQHPLIQKNRRVVLASFLLLLLGLGSRRVTRSAIYSLSAWSQVQRRLISPLMEVTQQELERHASSEWAGPPALSQGEHSCPFLPARSPQQSLWSQLTSSF, from the exons ATGAGTGCCGCCCGGCCCCAGTTCAGCATCGATGACGCCTTCGAGCTGTCCTTGGAGGACGCGGGCCCGGGGCCCGAATTCAGCGGGGTCGCCCGCTTCGGGCCGCTGCACTTCGAGCGCCGGGCCCGGTTCGAGGTGGCCGACGAGGACAAGCAGTCCCGGCTGCGCTACCAG AACCTGGAGAACGATGAGGACGGAGCCCAGGCCTCTCCGGAGCCGGATGGGGGAGTCAGCACCAG GGATTCCAGCCGAACGTCCATCCGCAGCTCCCAGTGGTCCTTCAGCACCATCAGCAACACTACCCAGCGCTCCTACCACGCCTGCTGCAG CTGGACTCAACACCCTTTGATCCAGAAGAACCGCCGGGTAGTGCTGgcctccttcctgctccttctgctgGGGTTGG GGAGCAGAAGAGTAACCCGCTCTGCCATTTATTCTTTGTCTGCTTGGAGCCAGGTGCAGCGTAGGCTTATTTCCCCCCTTATGGAAGTCACACAGCAG GAATTAGAAAGACACGCCTCCTCTGAGTGGGCAGGGCCCCCAGCCCTAAGCCAAGGTG AGCACTCCTGTCCTTTTCTGCCTGCACGATCCCCACAGCAAAGCCTCTGGAGTCAGCTCACCTCCTCCTTCTGA